In Arthrobacter sp. B3I4, the following proteins share a genomic window:
- a CDS encoding o-succinylbenzoate synthase, with product MLPTGALPGIQEILDTARVVSLPMRVKFRGITRREALLLEGPLGWGEFCPFPEYGDAEASRWLAAAVEAGWQGFPEPRRSVIPVNATVPAVAADRVPEVLARFGRVDAVKVKVAEAGQTLDDDAARVAAVRRALPDAAIRVDANGGWDVPAAVEALTRLAAVGLEYAEQPVPDITGLAEVRRLLRAARVPVLIAADESVRKEDDPLKVARAGAADLIVVKVAPLGGVRRALDIVAQAGLPAVVSSALDTSVGIRAGLALAAALPDLPYACGLGTVSLLAADVTRDSLVPDDGAIRLRSLTADPELLAEHAAPGERRDWWLDRLRRVHAVLAASTAP from the coding sequence ATGCTCCCGACCGGGGCGCTTCCTGGCATTCAGGAAATCCTGGACACAGCCCGCGTGGTCAGCCTGCCGATGCGGGTAAAGTTCCGCGGCATCACCCGGCGCGAGGCCCTGCTGCTGGAGGGCCCGCTGGGCTGGGGCGAGTTCTGCCCGTTTCCCGAGTACGGCGACGCTGAGGCTTCCCGCTGGCTGGCCGCCGCCGTCGAGGCCGGCTGGCAAGGCTTCCCCGAGCCCCGGCGCTCGGTGATCCCGGTCAACGCCACCGTTCCCGCTGTCGCCGCGGACCGGGTCCCGGAGGTACTGGCACGTTTCGGCCGGGTGGATGCCGTCAAGGTCAAGGTTGCCGAGGCCGGACAGACGCTCGACGACGACGCCGCCCGCGTCGCCGCGGTGCGCCGAGCCCTGCCGGACGCTGCGATCAGGGTCGACGCCAACGGCGGCTGGGACGTTCCGGCGGCCGTGGAGGCGCTGACCCGGCTCGCCGCCGTCGGACTCGAGTATGCCGAACAGCCCGTGCCGGACATTACCGGTCTGGCCGAAGTCCGGCGCCTGCTGCGCGCCGCCCGCGTGCCGGTGCTGATTGCCGCGGACGAAAGCGTCCGCAAGGAGGACGACCCGCTCAAGGTGGCCCGGGCCGGCGCCGCCGACCTCATCGTCGTGAAGGTGGCGCCGCTGGGCGGAGTGCGCCGCGCCCTGGACATCGTGGCGCAAGCCGGCCTGCCCGCCGTCGTCAGCTCCGCGCTGGACACCTCCGTGGGCATCCGCGCCGGGCTGGCGCTCGCCGCGGCCCTGCCGGACCTGCCCTACGCCTGCGGGCTGGGCACCGTGTCCCTGTTGGCCGCCGACGTCACCCGCGACTCCCTGGTGCCCGACGACGGCGCGATCCGGCTCCGCTCCCTGACCGCCGACCCGGAGCTGCTCGCCGAGCACGCCGCCCCTGGCGAACGCCGCGACTGGTGGCTGGACCGGCTGCGGCGGGTCCACGCCGTCCTCGCCGCATCGACTGCTCCGTAA
- a CDS encoding PhoX family phosphatase: MSVSSGRKFSLLPMLGHTKGKRSPVTCALKCDNACSGEVCNSSSNGYFRDIASATMSRRTALGFGAAGALAVVFGNAVTSAEPAAAGGAGLSAAAKTGFGKSKLKFTAIAPVDAAVDAFSVPAGFAWHPVIRWGDPLFSDSPAFDVDRQSAAAQARQFGYNNDYTDILPLDGKDRRAVLFTNHEYTNEDIMFPAGFDPAETRAIGRAAHGLTVVELERKNKNKPWNYVQGAALNRRFLTDTSYELTGPAAGSALVSTVADPSGRTIKGTLGNCSGGTTPWGTILSGEENFNGYFVSAGTSAADRRYGLTSKPTARQWELDDPRFDTRNPGYANESNRFGWIVEVDPFDPTSTPLKHSAMGRFKHEGANVIVAASGHVVAYMGDDERFDYLYKFVSAGKYREGDRKHNMTLLSEGDLYVAKFTGDSPAADIDGSGKLPADGAFDGAGEWLALTAGGRSMVPGMSVEEVLVYTRLAADKVGPTKMDRCEDVQPSLHTGKVYVACTNNTDRGKTGKEGATEVNPRTLNRDGHIVEITEAGDQTSTRFNWNLLMVCGDPARNASTYFAGFPADKVSPISCPDNVAFDSVGNLWISTDGAPSSTGYADGLFKVTLDGPERGRVEQFLAVPRDAETCGPVIHDEDRHVFVAVQHPGEEGSFEAPHSAFPDYVRAGATPKPGQARIPRPSVVQVFRAGD, from the coding sequence ATGTCTGTCTCCTCCGGACGCAAGTTCTCCCTGTTGCCCATGTTGGGCCACACCAAGGGCAAGCGCAGCCCTGTGACCTGCGCCCTCAAGTGCGACAACGCCTGCTCAGGTGAGGTCTGCAACAGCAGCTCCAACGGCTACTTCCGTGACATCGCCTCCGCCACCATGTCCCGCCGCACCGCCCTCGGGTTCGGCGCCGCCGGTGCGCTCGCCGTCGTCTTCGGCAACGCCGTGACCTCAGCGGAACCGGCAGCCGCGGGCGGCGCGGGCCTGTCCGCCGCAGCGAAGACCGGCTTTGGCAAGTCCAAGCTGAAGTTCACCGCGATCGCCCCGGTCGATGCCGCCGTCGACGCATTCAGCGTCCCGGCAGGCTTTGCCTGGCATCCGGTTATCCGCTGGGGCGACCCGCTCTTCAGTGACTCGCCTGCCTTCGACGTGGACCGGCAGAGCGCCGCCGCGCAGGCCCGCCAGTTCGGCTACAACAACGACTACACCGACATCCTGCCGCTGGACGGCAAGGACCGCCGGGCCGTGCTCTTCACGAACCACGAATACACGAACGAAGACATCATGTTTCCGGCCGGCTTCGACCCCGCGGAAACCCGGGCCATCGGCCGCGCCGCGCACGGCCTCACCGTCGTCGAACTGGAACGCAAGAACAAGAACAAGCCGTGGAATTACGTCCAGGGCGCGGCGCTGAACCGCCGCTTCCTGACCGACACCAGCTACGAACTGACCGGCCCGGCCGCAGGATCCGCCCTGGTCAGCACCGTCGCCGATCCGTCCGGCCGGACGATCAAGGGCACGCTGGGCAACTGCTCCGGCGGCACCACCCCTTGGGGCACCATCCTCTCCGGTGAGGAAAACTTCAACGGCTACTTCGTCTCGGCCGGAACCTCCGCCGCGGACAGGCGCTACGGCCTGACGAGCAAGCCCACCGCCCGGCAGTGGGAGCTTGATGACCCCCGCTTCGATACCCGCAACCCCGGCTACGCCAACGAAAGCAATCGCTTCGGCTGGATCGTGGAGGTGGATCCGTTCGACCCGACCTCGACGCCGCTGAAGCACTCCGCGATGGGGCGCTTCAAGCACGAGGGTGCCAACGTCATCGTGGCAGCGTCCGGACACGTCGTCGCCTACATGGGCGACGATGAGCGCTTCGACTACCTTTACAAGTTCGTCTCCGCCGGCAAGTACCGTGAGGGCGACCGGAAGCACAACATGACGCTGCTCTCCGAGGGTGACCTGTACGTCGCCAAGTTCACCGGCGACTCGCCCGCGGCGGACATCGACGGTTCCGGCAAGCTGCCCGCCGACGGCGCGTTCGACGGCGCCGGGGAATGGCTCGCGCTGACGGCGGGCGGCCGGTCCATGGTTCCCGGCATGTCGGTCGAGGAGGTCCTGGTCTACACGCGGCTCGCCGCGGACAAGGTCGGCCCCACCAAAATGGACCGCTGCGAGGACGTCCAGCCCAGCCTGCACACCGGCAAGGTCTACGTGGCCTGCACCAACAACACGGACCGCGGCAAGACCGGCAAGGAAGGCGCCACCGAGGTCAACCCGCGCACCCTGAACCGCGACGGCCACATCGTGGAAATCACCGAGGCCGGCGACCAGACCTCCACCAGGTTCAACTGGAACCTGCTGATGGTTTGCGGTGATCCGGCCAGGAACGCCTCGACCTACTTCGCAGGCTTCCCGGCCGACAAGGTCTCGCCGATCTCCTGCCCGGACAACGTGGCGTTCGACTCGGTGGGCAACCTGTGGATCTCCACGGACGGAGCCCCCTCGAGCACCGGCTACGCGGACGGGCTGTTCAAAGTCACGCTGGACGGGCCGGAGCGGGGCCGCGTGGAGCAGTTCCTCGCCGTGCCGCGCGACGCCGAAACCTGCGGGCCGGTCATCCACGATGAGGACCGGCACGTCTTCGTCGCGGTCCAGCACCCGGGCGAGGAGGGCTCCTTCGAGGCCCCGCACTCGGCCTTCCCTGACTACGTGCGCGCCGGGGCGACGCCGAAGCCGGGGCAGGCCCGCATCCCGCGCCCGTCCGTAGTCCAGGTCTTCCGCGCCGGCGACTAA
- the argS gene encoding arginine--tRNA ligase, producing the protein MVVPRVQEAIASAFGEEYRHTDPVIRPSQFADIQINAAMALARKVGLPPRDAAAKIVEALDLDGVCSLVEISGPGFINLTFDGTWIEELLNAPEAAGAQPGPLHRVVVDYSSPNVAKEMHVGHLRTTVVGDSIVRVLEATGHTVIRQNHIGDWGTPFGMLIEHWLEVGEDSPEAALLVDDPSAFYQAARAKFDASAEDPDGFATRARLRVVALQGGDPETFAVWERLVAQSKRYFNAIYTMLGISLTDDHIAGESSYDAHLAQLCQELEERGIARISEGALCTFPAGFTGRDGDPLPLIIRKSDGGYGYGTTDLATIRYRVRDLRADRVLYVVGAPQNVHLRMVMATARDAGWLPETVEATHVQIGNVLGEDGKILKSRAGNPVKLMALLQEAVDRARSVIDASRPELSEEERAVTARQVGIGAVKYADLSTGHDTEYVFDFDRMLALTGNTGPYVQYAAARIRSILRKAGTLEQHLAAAPGSTAAAPAAGAVPAAVIAVVEPAERALALHLLEYDATLRKVGELLEPHRLCAYLFELAQLFTSFYDQCPVLKAEETVRESRLALCGLVLRRLSSGLDLLGIETPENM; encoded by the coding sequence ATGGTTGTCCCCAGAGTCCAGGAAGCTATCGCGTCCGCGTTCGGCGAGGAGTACCGCCACACGGATCCGGTGATCAGGCCCTCGCAGTTCGCGGACATCCAGATCAACGCGGCCATGGCGCTCGCCCGGAAGGTCGGGCTGCCGCCTCGCGACGCCGCAGCCAAGATTGTGGAGGCCCTGGACCTCGACGGCGTCTGCAGCCTCGTGGAGATCTCCGGCCCCGGCTTCATCAACCTGACGTTCGACGGCACTTGGATCGAGGAACTGCTGAATGCGCCCGAGGCTGCCGGTGCCCAGCCGGGGCCGCTGCACCGCGTCGTCGTCGACTATTCCTCCCCGAACGTGGCCAAGGAAATGCACGTCGGGCACCTGCGCACCACTGTTGTCGGCGACAGCATCGTGCGGGTCCTCGAGGCGACCGGCCACACCGTCATCCGGCAAAACCACATCGGCGACTGGGGCACCCCGTTCGGCATGCTGATCGAGCACTGGCTTGAGGTGGGGGAGGACTCGCCCGAGGCAGCCCTGCTGGTCGATGACCCCAGCGCGTTCTACCAGGCAGCGCGCGCCAAGTTCGATGCCTCCGCCGAGGACCCGGACGGTTTCGCCACCCGGGCCAGGCTGCGCGTGGTGGCGCTGCAGGGCGGGGACCCGGAAACCTTCGCCGTATGGGAGCGGCTCGTGGCCCAGTCCAAACGTTACTTCAACGCGATCTACACCATGCTCGGGATCAGCCTCACCGACGACCACATCGCCGGCGAAAGCTCCTACGACGCGCATCTGGCACAGCTGTGCCAGGAGCTGGAGGAACGCGGCATCGCCCGGATCAGCGAAGGCGCGCTCTGCACCTTCCCGGCCGGTTTCACCGGACGCGACGGTGACCCGCTGCCGCTGATCATCCGCAAGTCCGACGGCGGCTACGGCTACGGCACCACCGACCTGGCCACCATCCGCTACCGGGTTCGCGACCTGCGGGCCGACCGGGTGCTCTACGTGGTGGGCGCGCCGCAGAACGTACACCTGCGGATGGTGATGGCCACCGCCCGCGACGCCGGGTGGCTGCCGGAGACGGTGGAAGCCACGCACGTGCAGATCGGCAACGTGCTCGGCGAAGACGGCAAGATCCTCAAGTCGCGGGCCGGGAACCCGGTCAAGCTGATGGCGCTGCTCCAGGAGGCCGTTGACCGGGCGCGGTCCGTCATCGACGCCAGCCGGCCCGAGCTCAGCGAGGAGGAACGGGCGGTCACGGCCCGGCAGGTCGGCATCGGTGCCGTCAAATACGCGGATCTCTCAACCGGCCACGACACCGAATACGTTTTTGACTTCGACCGGATGCTTGCGCTGACCGGCAACACCGGTCCATACGTTCAATACGCGGCTGCGCGGATCCGTTCCATCCTGCGTAAGGCAGGGACGCTGGAACAGCATCTCGCGGCGGCCCCGGGCAGTACCGCCGCGGCCCCCGCCGCCGGCGCGGTGCCCGCCGCGGTGATCGCCGTCGTTGAACCCGCCGAACGCGCGCTGGCGTTGCACCTGCTCGAGTATGACGCCACGCTGCGGAAAGTCGGTGAACTGCTCGAACCGCACCGGCTCTGCGCCTACCTGTTCGAACTCGCGCAGCTGTTCACCTCCTTCTATGACCAGTGCCCCGTGCTCAAGGCCGAGGAGACGGTGCGGGAGTCCCGGCTCGCGCTGTGCGGGCTGGTCCTGCGCAGGCTCTCCAGCGGCCTCGACCTGCTGGGCATCGAGACGCCGGAGAACATGTGA
- the menD gene encoding 2-succinyl-5-enolpyruvyl-6-hydroxy-3-cyclohexene-1-carboxylic-acid synthase — MAVAALIGAGVRYVVVAPGSRSAPMAYALAEADASGRVELLVRIDERDAGFTALGLALATGGPAAVLTTSGTAVGNLLPAVMEANHAAVPLVVLSADRPEELRGTGANQTTIQPDLFGEHVRFAVDVPAGENPVRAVETALSAATGAFEDIPPGPVQLNLAFRDPLVPAAAEGLNDAAGRRVHHAPRQPLVLDFPAASAALPERRTVVLAGHDAGPVAEAFARAHGLPLLAEPSSNARFGPNAVGPYRLLLEHFGPESGQPIERVVLFGRPTLSRPVSALLARADIPSALYQPVPVAWYEPGRRTELPLETLADLADFAGRGPAAWLDAWLLAGAAAQHALDQVLSGTASGPETSGPETSGPAASSPEAQASAGASASGPAASGPAVGALVWQHARGQLVLGSSNGIRDVDLAGAPPQEPQATVFANRGLAGIDGTLATATGIAVGGRQETTVLLGDVTFLHDAGGLLLGAGEADPPLRIVVLNDAGGAIFGLLEHGAVEQSGRYGTAVERLFGTPHTVDLSALAAAYGVGHRAVNRTAELAAALAEPVQGRSIIEVRTERQGLRELHGRIRAAVAAAVTGAPGG, encoded by the coding sequence ATGGCCGTCGCGGCGCTGATCGGCGCGGGGGTCCGCTACGTGGTGGTGGCCCCGGGATCCCGGTCGGCGCCGATGGCCTACGCCCTCGCCGAAGCCGACGCCTCCGGCCGCGTTGAACTGCTGGTCCGGATCGATGAACGCGACGCCGGTTTCACCGCGCTGGGTCTGGCCTTGGCCACCGGTGGCCCCGCGGCTGTGCTGACGACGTCGGGTACCGCCGTCGGGAACCTGCTGCCGGCCGTGATGGAGGCCAACCACGCCGCCGTGCCGCTGGTGGTCCTGTCCGCGGACCGGCCCGAGGAACTGCGCGGTACCGGCGCCAACCAGACCACCATCCAGCCGGACCTTTTCGGCGAACACGTCCGCTTCGCCGTCGACGTCCCGGCCGGCGAGAACCCGGTGCGGGCCGTCGAGACCGCGCTGAGCGCCGCCACGGGTGCCTTCGAGGACATCCCGCCAGGACCGGTGCAGCTGAACCTCGCCTTCCGCGACCCGCTGGTTCCCGCAGCCGCTGAAGGCCTGAACGACGCTGCCGGCCGCCGGGTCCACCACGCGCCGCGGCAGCCGCTCGTGCTGGACTTTCCCGCAGCGTCCGCCGCGCTGCCCGAACGGCGCACCGTGGTCCTCGCCGGGCACGACGCCGGGCCTGTCGCCGAGGCCTTCGCGCGCGCGCACGGCCTGCCGCTGCTCGCGGAGCCCTCCTCCAACGCCCGCTTTGGCCCCAACGCGGTGGGCCCGTACCGGCTGCTGCTCGAGCACTTCGGCCCCGAATCCGGCCAGCCGATCGAACGGGTGGTGCTGTTCGGCCGGCCCACCCTTTCCCGCCCGGTGTCCGCCCTGCTGGCCCGCGCCGACATCCCGTCCGCCCTCTACCAGCCGGTCCCGGTGGCCTGGTATGAGCCGGGCCGGCGCACCGAACTGCCACTGGAAACCCTGGCGGACTTGGCTGACTTCGCCGGCCGGGGCCCTGCGGCGTGGCTCGATGCCTGGTTGCTGGCCGGCGCTGCGGCCCAGCACGCCCTGGACCAGGTGCTGTCCGGGACGGCTTCAGGGCCGGAGACCTCGGGGCCGGAGACCTCGGGGCCGGCCGCCTCCAGCCCGGAGGCGCAGGCGTCCGCAGGGGCCTCGGCTTCAGGACCCGCCGCTTCCGGGCCCGCGGTAGGTGCGTTGGTCTGGCAGCACGCGCGCGGGCAGCTCGTCCTGGGCTCGTCCAACGGAATCCGTGACGTCGACTTGGCCGGAGCGCCGCCGCAGGAACCGCAAGCCACCGTCTTCGCCAACCGGGGACTGGCCGGAATCGACGGCACCCTGGCCACGGCCACCGGCATCGCCGTCGGCGGCCGGCAGGAAACCACCGTGCTGCTGGGCGACGTCACCTTCCTGCACGACGCCGGCGGCCTGCTGCTGGGCGCGGGGGAAGCGGATCCTCCGTTGCGGATCGTGGTCCTCAACGACGCGGGCGGTGCGATCTTCGGGCTCCTGGAGCACGGCGCCGTCGAACAGTCGGGCCGTTACGGCACCGCCGTCGAACGCCTCTTCGGCACTCCGCACACCGTGGACCTCTCCGCGCTGGCCGCCGCGTACGGCGTCGGGCACCGCGCGGTCAACAGGACGGCGGAACTCGCTGCAGCACTGGCCGAACCGGTGCAGGGGCGCAGCATCATCGAGGTCCGCACGGAGCGGCAGGGCCTGCGGGAGCTGCACGGACGGATCCGCGCCGCCGTGGCGGCCGCCGTCACCGGGGCCCCCGGCGGCTAA
- a CDS encoding amino acid ABC transporter ATP-binding protein, which translates to MTITAEKPLVKIEGLHKFYGQHHVLRGIDMTVNQGEVSVVIGPSGSGKSTMLRCVNLLETISAGRISVGGDLIGYREVNGRLHDLKTKEIAAQRREIGMVFQRFNLFPHKTALQNIMEAPVQVKGQSKETARKRALELLDRVGLADRAGHYPSQLSGGQQQRVAIARALAMDPELMLFDEPTSALDPELVGDVLNVMKDLAKSGMTMIVVTHEIGFAREVGDRLTFMDGGVVVESGDPREVLSNPQHARTKEFLSRVL; encoded by the coding sequence ATGACGATCACCGCAGAAAAGCCGCTGGTCAAGATCGAAGGCCTGCACAAGTTCTATGGCCAGCACCATGTGCTGCGCGGCATCGACATGACCGTCAACCAAGGCGAAGTCTCGGTGGTCATCGGGCCCTCCGGTTCCGGCAAGTCCACCATGCTCCGCTGCGTGAACCTGCTCGAAACCATCAGCGCCGGGCGGATCTCGGTGGGCGGCGACCTGATCGGCTACCGTGAGGTCAACGGCCGCCTGCATGACCTTAAGACCAAGGAGATCGCGGCCCAGCGCCGCGAAATCGGCATGGTGTTTCAGCGCTTCAACCTGTTCCCGCACAAGACCGCGCTGCAGAACATCATGGAAGCCCCGGTCCAGGTCAAGGGCCAGTCAAAGGAAACGGCCCGGAAACGGGCCCTTGAGCTGCTGGACCGGGTAGGTCTGGCGGACCGCGCCGGGCACTACCCCTCACAGCTGTCCGGCGGGCAGCAGCAGCGCGTCGCCATCGCCCGGGCCCTGGCCATGGATCCGGAGCTGATGCTCTTCGATGAGCCGACCTCGGCCCTCGACCCGGAGCTGGTGGGCGACGTCCTGAACGTCATGAAGGACCTCGCGAAGTCCGGCATGACGATGATCGTGGTGACCCACGAAATCGGTTTTGCCCGCGAGGTCGGGGACCGGCTGACGTTCATGGACGGCGGCGTCGTCGTCGAGTCCGGCGACCCGCGCGAGGTGCTGTCCAACCCGCAGCACGCCCGCACCAAGGAGTTCCTGAGCCGGGTGCTCTAG
- a CDS encoding amino acid ABC transporter permease, producing MNGHQGNGAPVLNKSVPVRHPGRWLSAVIILGFLAVFLQSLFTNTNFRWDIVGTYILDVKVVQGVGWTLLLTVASMVLAIILAILLAFMRQSDNPVFRWSSWVWVWFFRGTPVYTQLVFWGLISVLYPKLSAGVPFGPELFSVDTSVIVTATVAAILGLGLNESAYLAEIFRAGLKSVDRGQMEAAEALGMGKTKIMWRIILPQAMRVIVPPTGNETIGMLKTTSLVLAVPFTLDLTFATNTLANRTYLPVPLLIVAAIWYLVITSILMVGQHFIEAYYGKGVDNLAPAAVNPGAAKAAGGGADVKRSIETDFPEESAR from the coding sequence ATGAACGGCCACCAGGGCAACGGCGCGCCGGTACTGAATAAATCGGTTCCGGTGCGGCACCCCGGCCGGTGGCTCAGCGCGGTCATCATCCTCGGCTTCCTGGCCGTGTTCCTGCAGTCTCTGTTCACGAACACCAACTTCCGCTGGGACATCGTCGGCACCTACATTCTGGATGTCAAGGTTGTCCAGGGTGTCGGCTGGACTCTGCTGCTGACCGTTGCGTCCATGGTCCTGGCCATCATCCTGGCGATCCTGCTGGCCTTCATGCGGCAGTCCGACAACCCGGTCTTCCGCTGGTCCAGCTGGGTGTGGGTCTGGTTCTTCCGCGGCACTCCGGTGTACACGCAGCTGGTGTTCTGGGGACTGATCTCGGTCCTCTATCCGAAGCTGAGCGCGGGCGTCCCGTTCGGGCCCGAGCTCTTCAGCGTGGACACCAGCGTCATCGTCACCGCCACGGTCGCTGCCATCCTTGGTCTGGGCCTGAACGAGTCCGCGTACCTCGCGGAAATTTTCCGGGCAGGCCTGAAGTCCGTGGACCGCGGCCAGATGGAAGCTGCCGAGGCACTGGGCATGGGTAAGACCAAGATCATGTGGCGGATCATCCTGCCACAGGCCATGCGTGTCATTGTCCCGCCGACCGGCAACGAGACCATCGGCATGCTGAAGACCACCTCGCTGGTGCTGGCAGTGCCGTTCACTTTGGACCTGACCTTCGCCACCAACACGCTGGCCAACCGGACGTACCTGCCGGTACCGCTGCTCATCGTGGCCGCCATCTGGTACCTGGTCATCACGAGCATCCTGATGGTCGGCCAGCACTTCATTGAGGCCTACTACGGCAAGGGCGTGGACAACCTGGCTCCGGCGGCGGTGAACCCCGGTGCCGCCAAGGCCGCCGGTGGAGGCGCTGACGTCAAGCGCTCGATTGAGACGGACTTCCCCGAGGAGAGTGCACGATGA
- a CDS encoding ABC transporter substrate-binding protein — protein sequence MQISRTLLSSSKLKAATVLAVGALALSACTNASETGTGGGGAAPSGSSKASFDPTTVKKDDSLAAMVPAAIKSKGTLTVGSDTSYAPAEFLGTDGQTPVGYDVDIAKAIGATLGLKVQVQTAEFTGILPALGPKYDLGISSFTINKERLGAVNMVSYFNAGTTWAVQKGNPKKFSLDDVCGKSIGVQTGTVQEDPDLSDRNKKCTAEGKKPIDIVTLKNQTDVTTRLVNGSIDAMTADSPIIGYALTQTNGQLEKLGDVYDAAPQGIAVAKSDTALADVVQKTLTKLIEDGSYKKILEGWGNAEGAITNSEVNPAAGS from the coding sequence ATGCAGATCTCCCGTACGCTCCTGAGCAGCTCCAAGCTCAAGGCTGCCACCGTGCTCGCCGTCGGCGCCCTGGCCCTCTCGGCCTGCACCAATGCTTCCGAAACCGGCACGGGCGGCGGCGGCGCTGCTCCCTCCGGCAGCAGCAAGGCAAGCTTCGACCCCACGACCGTCAAGAAGGACGACTCGCTCGCGGCCATGGTCCCGGCGGCCATCAAGTCCAAGGGCACCCTGACCGTCGGATCGGACACCAGCTACGCCCCTGCCGAGTTCCTCGGTACCGACGGCCAGACCCCGGTGGGTTACGACGTCGACATCGCCAAGGCGATCGGCGCGACCCTAGGTTTGAAGGTCCAGGTCCAGACCGCGGAGTTCACCGGGATCCTTCCGGCGCTCGGCCCCAAGTACGACCTCGGCATCTCCTCCTTCACCATCAACAAGGAGCGCCTCGGCGCGGTAAACATGGTCAGCTACTTCAACGCCGGAACCACCTGGGCCGTCCAGAAGGGCAACCCGAAGAAGTTCTCCCTGGATGACGTCTGCGGCAAGTCCATCGGTGTCCAGACCGGCACCGTGCAGGAAGACCCGGATCTCTCCGACCGGAACAAGAAGTGCACGGCCGAAGGCAAGAAGCCGATCGACATCGTCACGCTCAAGAACCAGACGGATGTCACCACCCGCCTGGTGAACGGCAGCATCGATGCCATGACGGCTGACTCCCCCATCATTGGCTACGCACTGACCCAGACCAACGGACAGCTGGAAAAGCTCGGCGACGTCTACGACGCCGCTCCCCAGGGCATCGCGGTGGCCAAGTCCGATACTGCCTTGGCCGACGTCGTCCAGAAGACCCTGACGAAGCTGATTGAGGATGGCTCCTACAAGAAGATCCTCGAAGGCTGGGGCAACGCTGAAGGTGCCATCACGAACTCCGAAGTTAACCCGGCGGCCGGGTCTTGA
- a CDS encoding isochorismate synthase MenF, protein MTSAFHTRIIRTLTVPLDADSFPGGLPSFLVRDDVFCWTRREAGLVGFGEVARFTATGPERFLEADIWWRHLVLEAEVADTVGCPGTGPVAFGSFAFSKTSAHESRLVVPEVVVGLRDGTAWLTQLTFDGAELTEAGARAALRRWLDVPDAEGSGIIRVDAAAPAEVAPSSAAASSGAPGGVAAAPASAAPASAGQQPAREAKLSTGSLSEADWMTAVAEGVTEIRTGALEKLVLARDIVATVPDGVNAAEILRQLAVRYRECWTYGVDGLVGSTPEMLIQVEGRTAQARVLAGTLDRRDADGMAGSPMEFAERALAGSEKQRHEHDIAIQSLTTQLAPFSEAMNAHSEPFILELPNVWHLASDVKAELTEVEGHVPTCLALINALHPTAAVCGTPTQVAGALIRKLEHLDRGPYAGPVGWLDAAGNGEWGIALRGAVIEGPDTVRLYAGCGVVEGSVPESELAETWAKFRPMLESLGISS, encoded by the coding sequence ATGACGAGCGCGTTCCATACCAGAATTATTCGGACACTGACAGTCCCCCTCGATGCAGATTCGTTCCCTGGGGGTCTGCCGTCGTTCCTGGTCCGCGACGACGTATTCTGCTGGACGCGCCGCGAGGCCGGACTGGTGGGCTTCGGTGAAGTGGCCCGGTTCACCGCCACCGGACCGGAGCGGTTCCTCGAGGCGGATATCTGGTGGCGCCACCTGGTCCTTGAAGCCGAGGTCGCGGACACCGTCGGGTGCCCCGGCACCGGTCCGGTGGCCTTCGGGTCCTTCGCCTTCTCCAAGACGTCGGCGCACGAGTCCCGCCTGGTGGTTCCCGAGGTCGTGGTGGGCCTGCGCGACGGCACGGCTTGGCTGACGCAGCTCACCTTCGACGGCGCCGAACTCACCGAGGCAGGCGCCCGCGCCGCCCTGCGCCGCTGGCTGGACGTACCCGACGCCGAAGGTTCCGGCATCATCCGGGTCGACGCCGCAGCGCCGGCGGAAGTAGCGCCGTCGTCGGCGGCAGCGTCTTCGGGAGCCCCCGGGGGCGTCGCCGCGGCCCCGGCGTCGGCGGCCCCGGCGTCGGCAGGGCAGCAACCGGCCCGGGAGGCCAAGCTGAGCACCGGCTCGCTCAGCGAGGCTGACTGGATGACCGCCGTCGCCGAGGGTGTCACGGAAATCCGCACCGGCGCGCTGGAGAAGCTGGTGCTGGCCCGGGACATCGTGGCCACCGTGCCCGACGGCGTGAACGCTGCCGAAATCCTGCGCCAGCTCGCGGTCCGGTACCGGGAGTGCTGGACCTACGGCGTCGACGGCCTGGTGGGCTCCACCCCGGAGATGCTGATCCAGGTGGAAGGCCGCACGGCGCAGGCGCGTGTCCTTGCCGGAACCCTGGACCGCCGCGACGCCGACGGCATGGCCGGCTCACCGATGGAATTCGCCGAGCGTGCGCTGGCCGGATCCGAGAAGCAGCGGCACGAACACGACATTGCCATCCAGTCGCTCACCACACAGCTGGCGCCCTTCTCCGAGGCGATGAACGCGCACAGCGAGCCGTTTATCCTGGAATTGCCGAACGTCTGGCACCTGGCCTCGGACGTGAAGGCCGAACTCACCGAGGTCGAAGGCCACGTGCCCACCTGCCTGGCCCTGATCAATGCGCTGCACCCCACCGCGGCGGTCTGCGGCACGCCCACCCAGGTGGCCGGGGCGCTGATCCGCAAGCTTGAGCACCTCGACCGCGGCCCCTACGCCGGCCCGGTCGGCTGGCTGGACGCGGCGGGCAACGGCGAGTGGGGCATCGCTCTGCGCGGAGCCGTCATCGAAGGACCGGACACCGTACGGTTGTATGCCGGGTGCGGTGTCGTAGAGGGTTCTGTGCCGGAGTCGGAGCTGGCCGAAACGTGGGCCAAATTCCGCCCCATGCTTGAGTCTCTCGGCATCAGCAGCTGA